From Pseudomonas sp. B21-028, one genomic window encodes:
- a CDS encoding UbiA family prenyltransferase yields MSLAPLNIKTWMTLGRVSNLPTVWTNTLAAALLASSAGALAPPSSLVWLLLLAALSLLYLAGMLLNDLLDADWDQQHHNPRPITLGLVSRQQVRLATAVLLLLAAATLLGLSRLIDQPHWMLGSATLLVGCILGYNVLHKKYAHSVWLMGACRSALYLTAAASLAIPPGPIWLCAILLGVYISGLTYLARQEHRNQLLSRLPLLLMLSPLVLAFYSNSLWFWPVMLLWLGWLGRNYWRHLANPRQRQVRAFIGAGLAALPLFDALVLAVADQPLGSLACVLVFFLLPHFQRWIKPT; encoded by the coding sequence ATGAGCCTGGCACCGCTGAATATCAAAACCTGGATGACCCTGGGCCGGGTCTCCAACCTGCCCACGGTGTGGACCAATACCCTGGCCGCCGCCCTGCTTGCCAGCAGCGCCGGTGCCCTGGCGCCGCCGTCGTCCCTGGTGTGGCTCCTGCTGCTGGCCGCCCTGTCGCTACTGTACCTGGCCGGCATGTTGTTGAATGACCTGCTGGACGCCGATTGGGACCAACAACACCATAACCCCCGCCCCATCACCCTGGGCCTGGTCAGCCGCCAGCAAGTGCGGCTGGCTACCGCAGTGTTGCTGCTGCTGGCCGCCGCGACACTGCTCGGCCTGAGCCGGTTGATCGATCAACCACACTGGATGCTGGGCAGCGCCACCCTGCTGGTGGGCTGCATCCTGGGCTACAACGTGCTGCACAAGAAATACGCCCACAGCGTCTGGCTGATGGGCGCCTGCCGCTCGGCACTCTATCTCACGGCGGCGGCCAGCCTGGCGATTCCACCGGGGCCGATCTGGCTGTGCGCGATTCTGCTCGGCGTCTACATCAGCGGCCTGACCTATCTGGCCCGCCAGGAACACCGCAATCAGTTGCTCAGCCGCTTGCCCCTGCTGCTGATGCTGAGTCCGTTGGTGCTGGCGTTCTACTCCAATAGCCTCTGGTTCTGGCCGGTCATGCTGCTGTGGCTGGGATGGCTGGGCCGCAATTACTGGCGTCATCTGGCGAACCCGCGGCAGCGACAGGTTCGGGCGTTTATCGGCGCCGGCCTGGCGGCCTTGCCGCTGTTCGATGCGCTGGTGCTGGCGGTGGCTGACCAGCCACTGGGCAGTCTGGCCTGTGTCCTGGTGTTTTTCCTGCTCCCACACTTCCAACGCTGGATCAAACCGACATGA